The following proteins are co-located in the Silene latifolia isolate original U9 population chromosome 1, ASM4854445v1, whole genome shotgun sequence genome:
- the LOC141656079 gene encoding uncharacterized protein LOC141656079, translating into MKTSLQELHKLVVQAERDMGLDVSSSKDVLTINNKSKGKFKRSTSKSKKPNKGKGKVIRNNSSKPKKGASSEDKCHYCCGMGHWKHNFPKYIGDVKAGRVTPGM; encoded by the exons atgaagacTTCTCTCCAAGAATTGCACAAATTggttgtgcaagccgagagggacatgggtcTTGATGTTAGTTCATCCAAGGATGTACTTACTataaacaacaaaagcaaagggaAGTTCAAAAGGAGTACTAGTAAGAGTAAGAAacccaacaagggcaaagggaaagttATTAGGAATAACTCTTCCAAGCCAAAAAAGGGTGCATCTTCTGAagataagtgccactattgttgtggtatgGGCCATTGGAAACATAATTTCCCTAAGTATATTGGAGATGTtaaagctggacgtgtgactcca GGCATGTGA